Genomic DNA from Planctomycetaceae bacterium:
CGAAGGCAAAGCGGTCGATATAAATGATTTTACAAAGGTTCAGCCGGGCGATTTAATATTTTTCGGAAAAGAAAGCATCTCGCACGTAGCGATAAGTCTTGGCGGAAAAGATTTCATCCATCAAAGCGGCTGCGTTCACATAACCAGTCTTGACCCGAACTCGCCCTACTATGAAGAATCTTACGGCAAAAAGTTGAAAGTAATCAGAAGATTCTTTTAGAAACCGAGAAATCTCTTGATTGAAATAAAAACTAAAAAGCTGCAATTAAAAAACATCTGGACGATTGCGAGAAACTCCAGCGATTACAAAGAAAATGTTTTCATTAAAATTGAGCGAAATGGTATTACCGGCATTGGTGAAGCTGCTCCGAATGTCCGCTACGGCGAAAGTGCTGAACTGACCACGCAAAAAATCAGGCAGGCGGAAAAAATACTCGGAAACTTCGACTGGTTTCATTTCGCAGACTTAAAAAAAGCTCTGGACGAAGAAATCAAAGACCAAAGCTGCGCGAAAGCTGCCATCGATATGGCAATAATGGATTGGGTCGGCAAATCGCTCAAAACGCCGTTATACAGGCTCTGGGGGCTTAATCCGATACATACGCCGATTACGTCTTTTTCCATCGGCATCGATGATCCTGAAATTCTGAAAAAGAAAATCGAGCAGGCAGCAATTTATCCTGTGCTGAAAATCAAGGTCGGCAAAGACGATGAAAAAGAAATCATCGGCACTGTGCGGAGTATGACAGATAAGCCTTTGCGAATCGATGCGAATGAAGCGTGGACGACAAAGGAAGCTGCGCTTGAAAAAATTCTCTGGATGCAGTCGCAGAATATTGAATTTATCGAACAGCCGATGCCTGCGGATATGATTGACGAAACCGCATGGCTGCGCGAGCGAATAAAAATCCCCATCATCGCTGATGAATCAGTCAAAACAGTGAGCGACATTCACAAACTTGCCAAAGCATTTGACGGCATAAATATCAAGCTGATGAAATCAGGCGGGTTGCTTGAAGCAATAAAGATGATTGAAGCTGCTCACAGTCTCGGAATAAAAGTGATGCTCGGCTGTATGATTGAAAGCTCGCTTGCTATTACAGCGGCGGCTCATTTGGCACCAAACGCTGAATGGGCAGACCTCGATGGAAATTTATTAATCGGCAACGACCCATTCGAAGGCGTTAAAGTTACCGATGGAAAATTAATACTGAATGACAAGCCGGGACTTGGCGTAAGCGGAGATTTTTGATGAATCAATTATTCCCAATAGAACAGCCGTTTGAAATACTCATCGTATTTCTCGGAGTAATCGCGGTATCGCTTTGGCTGTCGTCACGTTTTAAAATCGCGGCGAAAATTTCACCGATTTTAATAATTCTCGGTTTAAGTGCAACGCTTTCCAACACAGGAGTAATTTCACCGAATAGCTCATTTTATGAAACGCTGACAAATTACGCGGTTCCGTTTGCGGTCTGCCTGATTTTGTTCAACGTTCGACTGGGCGACCTTAAAAATGCCGGTATGCCAATGCTGTTCGCTTTTACGATTGCGAGTTTGTGCTCAACCATCGCGGTTATCGTCGGCGGATATTTTTTGATAAATAAATTTAATGCTGTTCTTGACGGCAATGGATGGAAAATCGCCGGGCCGTACATCGGAACTTACATCGGCGGAAGTTTGAACTTTTTCTCAATGTGGCAGGCGCTGGAGATGAAAAATCCGAATCTTTTCGCGGCAGCAAATGCTGTTGACAATCTGACACTGCCTTTGAATTTCGTATTTTGGGCAGTAACACCAAAACTGCTTGAAAAATTTTATGCGCCAATGCCCTACTCACCAATAATAGAGTCCAGCACCGACAAAGAGAAATCTTCAATTCCATTTATTGTGAAAGATATCGCGGCGTTGTCGTTTTGGGCACTTTTCGTAATGTTCATCAGCACTTTTATCAGAGCGAAAATGCTCGGACTGCCGGTTATCGGGAAATTTATGCAGAATATGCCTGCGATTCTGATTATTACAACTTTGGCAATTATCGGCGGGAGATTCAAATTTATACAAAATCTAAAAGGTGCAAATGAGCTTGGCAACTTCGCGTTTTATCTTTTCTTCGCGGCAGTCGGCGCGCTGATGAATGTTAAACACGCGGTCAGACTCGCTCCTGTGCTGTTTACATTTATCATTATCGTTTTAACGGTGCAAATTGGAACCGCCCTGCTGCTTGGCAAATTATTAAAAATAAACTATCGTGTTCTTGCGGTCGCGGAACTTGCGGCAAAGGCCGGCCCTTCAACTGTTTTGGCGTATGTAAATACAAAAAACTATAAGGAATTAGCTCTGCCGGGTGTCGCTGCGGCGTTACTCGGTTATGCGATAGGAAATTACATTGGCTTTGGCGGTGCGTATCTGCTGAAATGGATTGTTTCTGCTG
This window encodes:
- a CDS encoding dipeptide epimerase, which codes for MIEIKTKKLQLKNIWTIARNSSDYKENVFIKIERNGITGIGEAAPNVRYGESAELTTQKIRQAEKILGNFDWFHFADLKKALDEEIKDQSCAKAAIDMAIMDWVGKSLKTPLYRLWGLNPIHTPITSFSIGIDDPEILKKKIEQAAIYPVLKIKVGKDDEKEIIGTVRSMTDKPLRIDANEAWTTKEAALEKILWMQSQNIEFIEQPMPADMIDETAWLRERIKIPIIADESVKTVSDIHKLAKAFDGINIKLMKSGGLLEAIKMIEAAHSLGIKVMLGCMIESSLAITAAAHLAPNAEWADLDGNLLIGNDPFEGVKVTDGKLILNDKPGLGVSGDF
- a CDS encoding DUF819 family protein is translated as MNQLFPIEQPFEILIVFLGVIAVSLWLSSRFKIAAKISPILIILGLSATLSNTGVISPNSSFYETLTNYAVPFAVCLILFNVRLGDLKNAGMPMLFAFTIASLCSTIAVIVGGYFLINKFNAVLDGNGWKIAGPYIGTYIGGSLNFFSMWQALEMKNPNLFAAANAVDNLTLPLNFVFWAVTPKLLEKFYAPMPYSPIIESSTDKEKSSIPFIVKDIAALSFWALFVMFISTFIRAKMLGLPVIGKFMQNMPAILIITTLAIIGGRFKFIQNLKGANELGNFAFYLFFAAVGALMNVKHAVRLAPVLFTFIIIVLTVQIGTALLLGKLLKINYRVLAVAELAAKAGPSTVLAYVNTKNYKELALPGVAAALLGYAIGNYIGFGGAYLLKWIVSAGIQ